A single region of the Elusimicrobiota bacterium genome encodes:
- a CDS encoding glycoside hydrolase family 2 TIM barrel-domain containing protein → MMLRFTLPVLLQLTLFPLAIAFAAATEVVVDNTDKGFTSVPSSAWTVCVNTADSYGTDYLQCTKNDPWTYAKWTPNIQTAGEYDIYISWPDGENRPDAISVIVKDRTGLNKGIKVDQTKNCGKWNLIGRYNLRMSYNSNYILIQCNDDGNTAADAVKCVLVSTSVVIAKTTEIVVPTEKSRYPDIPSVVKIVKDNSIGKYALTVNGNEFFVKGVCGVEDIEKMHEAGANSARLYSYVYLNGYDILDRAQDLGMKLLFGLHMRQENPGFTYAGSKKEVAEQYTRLISVVDKYKNHPAVLAWAVGNEVEANTKDVECYKAINDIARYIKKVDPNHPTVAVLAGSSPEKVQNVIKYAPEIDIVAVNAYKHLKNAHQNITGPAPKYGGWPGPYLITEFACNASYEVITTTWGAPIEQSSYDKAPVYSSRYAAFITSPSVSGRCIGSYAFKLARVVGCTHTWYNMLLDSETMKTPIYDEMYFSWTGKYPANMSPRIKIMYLDNKRAYENIVLSPETEYRAMVEITHDEGEQLRYRYELREELHTDLTKQPADIVDVSMRDDPGDVHAKNITTPSTPGYYRLYCYVYDGASGHVGTANVPFRVK, encoded by the coding sequence ATGATGTTACGTTTTACTTTGCCCGTGTTGTTACAATTAACACTTTTTCCGTTGGCCATTGCTTTTGCAGCTGCTACAGAAGTTGTGGTTGATAATACTGATAAAGGGTTTACCAGCGTTCCATCCTCAGCATGGACGGTTTGCGTAAACACAGCAGATAGTTATGGCACTGATTATCTGCAATGCACAAAAAATGATCCGTGGACTTACGCTAAATGGACACCTAATATTCAAACCGCCGGGGAGTATGATATATACATAAGCTGGCCGGATGGAGAGAACAGGCCGGATGCTATAAGTGTTATTGTTAAAGATAGAACCGGGCTAAATAAAGGTATCAAGGTTGATCAAACAAAGAACTGCGGGAAGTGGAACCTTATCGGCAGGTATAATCTTAGGATGAGTTATAACAGTAATTATATCCTAATACAGTGTAATGACGATGGGAATACAGCTGCGGATGCGGTTAAGTGCGTATTGGTATCAACATCTGTAGTTATCGCAAAAACTACTGAAATTGTTGTGCCTACTGAAAAATCGAGGTACCCGGATATTCCATCTGTAGTTAAAATAGTAAAGGATAATTCTATCGGGAAATACGCTCTTACCGTTAATGGAAATGAATTTTTTGTGAAAGGCGTATGCGGGGTGGAAGATATTGAAAAAATGCATGAAGCTGGAGCGAATTCCGCGAGGTTATACAGTTATGTGTACTTAAACGGATACGATATACTTGACCGTGCGCAGGATCTTGGAATGAAACTTTTGTTCGGGTTGCATATGCGGCAGGAAAACCCGGGGTTTACTTATGCCGGTAGTAAAAAAGAAGTTGCTGAGCAGTATACCCGGTTAATTTCTGTAGTGGATAAATACAAAAACCATCCCGCAGTACTCGCCTGGGCGGTAGGTAATGAGGTAGAGGCTAATACAAAAGATGTGGAATGCTATAAAGCTATCAACGATATTGCTAGGTACATAAAAAAAGTTGACCCTAACCATCCAACGGTTGCCGTACTTGCCGGGTCAAGCCCTGAAAAAGTTCAAAACGTGATAAAATACGCACCGGAGATTGATATTGTTGCGGTTAATGCTTATAAACATTTAAAGAATGCGCATCAAAACATTACCGGCCCGGCGCCAAAGTATGGAGGCTGGCCGGGGCCGTACCTTATCACCGAATTCGCGTGTAACGCGAGTTATGAAGTTATAACTACTACCTGGGGTGCGCCGATTGAACAGTCAAGTTATGACAAAGCACCGGTTTATAGTTCACGGTATGCTGCGTTTATAACCTCCCCGTCAGTATCCGGCAGGTGTATCGGTTCATATGCATTCAAGCTCGCGAGAGTGGTGGGATGTACGCATACATGGTATAATATGTTATTAGACAGCGAAACCATGAAAACACCGATCTACGACGAAATGTATTTTTCCTGGACAGGAAAGTATCCCGCAAATATGTCGCCCAGGATTAAAATTATGTATCTTGACAACAAACGCGCGTATGAAAATATTGTATTATCACCTGAGACAGAATATCGTGCTATGGTAGAAATTACACACGATGAGGGAGAACAATTGCGTTATAGGTACGAACTACGGGAAGAATTGCATACGGATCTTACAAAACAACCTGCAGATATAGTGGATGTTTCAATGCGTGACGATCCTGGTGATGTACATGCAAAAAATATTACTACCCCATCCACTCCGGGATATTACCGGCTTTATTGTTATGTATACGATGGCGCAAGCGGGCATGTTGGGACTGCAAATGTTCCATTTCGTGTGAAGTAG
- a CDS encoding response regulator codes for MEHQRTPKILVIDDERQIVAIIVRLLKRIDPIPEIEVSYNGLDAMQKIAAFQPHLVITDYNLPGCNGLAICQHIRNNPDTKNTKIIVVSSEPTEELFKCLVDLQVDLVLPKPFDNNTFTLVVKRIL; via the coding sequence ATGGAACATCAGCGAACCCCCAAAATATTGGTTATAGACGATGAACGACAGATTGTCGCCATTATCGTACGCCTATTAAAAAGAATTGATCCTATACCAGAAATAGAAGTTTCTTATAACGGATTGGACGCTATGCAAAAGATAGCAGCTTTTCAACCGCACTTAGTTATTACAGACTATAATTTACCCGGTTGTAATGGACTTGCAATTTGCCAGCATATTAGAAACAACCCGGACACCAAAAATACCAAGATAATAGTTGTTAGTTCTGAACCTACTGAAGAACTATTTAAATGTTTAGTGGACCTTCAAGTAGACTTGGTTTTACCTAAACCGTTTGATAATAATACGTTTACTTTGGTAGTTAAACGTATACTGTAA
- the bamA gene encoding outer membrane protein assembly factor BamA, translating into MTLIKQRVDSLVITAILSVLFSQASVFAEESKKITDIVVEGTKTVSQRTVLDQLKVRKGSEVNEDVIKEETERVLELEGVEDAVPDIVEVKGKGKEKDRVKLVFKITERPRIADIKFKGNKQFSDGKLKGDLTLKKKGYYNFVKAEADRDKIISLYREKGFADCEAEYSTVDDPKSKKKILTFLITEGKRILVKDLIFNGNAKFKPKKIAGLMQTKIKQYFKKDVFDKDKEELVRFYKNNGFLNMQLLEPEFKYNDERTETVLIINIEEGPKFVVDEISFSGNSVIPEKELKAVLTYEKKQVFNQEKHDTSLALLHQMYADRGYLRAQVVPELIQSTDTGKVGIAFIVTENNIVYVNKIYVDGNTYTKTNVIDREILVKPGSPLLANKIRRTMERLNNLGFLEDAKIDIQPTENPDLVDVVFMVADGQPGMMSAGMGYSSTDKLVGTLQVQHMNLFGYGYRLNMQVEFGESKQNYEISFTDPWFLSKPIAFTSSISNTDSSLYYGTVSDAYKERRRGVALTFTPKLSEYMSLSAGYSFEQVDFYEILTEYMDKIYYSPDISKITVGVAYDKRDNIFDTNKGSRNSLSLQVAGGPLGAEAHFCKPIVSTAWFFPTFWKFVFSASAKVGYVSQYLEPDKQLLSEYFHIGGGDTVRGYDYGEIGPAGSSKYMTVCNFEYKFPLAMDNGKTMLQGAVFADIGGAWERPEDISLNIGNSANELKAGVGFGIRITTPVFPLRFDWGLPLNKPGVNQMQFYFTIGNMF; encoded by the coding sequence ATGACATTAATCAAGCAAAGAGTTGATAGTTTAGTGATAACTGCGATACTTTCGGTATTGTTTTCTCAAGCGTCTGTATTCGCGGAAGAGTCAAAAAAAATTACTGATATTGTTGTGGAAGGCACGAAAACCGTTTCGCAACGCACGGTTCTTGATCAACTGAAAGTACGGAAAGGCAGCGAAGTCAACGAAGATGTTATTAAAGAAGAGACTGAACGCGTACTTGAACTCGAAGGCGTAGAAGACGCTGTGCCGGATATTGTTGAAGTTAAAGGTAAAGGGAAAGAAAAAGATCGCGTAAAGCTTGTGTTCAAAATAACCGAACGGCCCCGGATCGCGGATATTAAGTTTAAAGGGAATAAACAGTTTTCTGACGGCAAACTTAAAGGCGATCTTACGCTAAAGAAAAAAGGGTACTACAATTTTGTGAAAGCCGAAGCGGATCGTGACAAGATAATATCGCTGTACCGGGAAAAAGGGTTTGCTGATTGCGAAGCAGAATATTCTACGGTAGATGATCCAAAATCCAAGAAAAAAATACTTACTTTTTTGATAACCGAAGGGAAACGCATTCTTGTTAAAGACCTTATCTTTAACGGAAACGCTAAGTTCAAACCAAAAAAGATTGCAGGATTAATGCAAACAAAGATAAAACAGTATTTTAAAAAGGATGTGTTCGATAAAGATAAAGAAGAACTTGTGAGGTTCTATAAAAACAACGGGTTTTTAAACATGCAGTTGCTAGAGCCCGAGTTTAAATATAACGACGAGCGTACTGAGACCGTGTTGATAATAAACATTGAAGAAGGGCCGAAGTTTGTCGTTGACGAAATAAGTTTTTCTGGTAACAGCGTTATTCCTGAGAAAGAATTGAAAGCTGTTTTAACATACGAAAAAAAACAGGTGTTCAACCAAGAAAAACATGATACCAGCTTGGCGTTGTTGCACCAGATGTATGCGGACCGCGGGTACTTGCGTGCGCAAGTGGTGCCGGAATTGATACAAAGCACGGATACCGGGAAGGTAGGTATTGCGTTTATTGTTACAGAAAACAATATCGTGTATGTCAACAAGATATATGTTGATGGCAACACGTATACCAAAACCAATGTGATTGACCGCGAGATACTGGTGAAACCTGGTTCGCCGCTGTTGGCAAACAAAATTCGGCGTACTATGGAACGGCTTAACAACCTCGGGTTTCTTGAAGACGCAAAAATTGATATCCAGCCCACAGAAAACCCGGACCTCGTTGACGTCGTGTTCATGGTGGCAGACGGTCAGCCGGGCATGATGTCGGCTGGTATGGGGTATTCTTCTACGGATAAGTTGGTAGGTACGCTGCAGGTGCAACATATGAACCTGTTCGGATACGGGTACCGGCTAAATATGCAGGTAGAATTTGGAGAAAGCAAGCAAAATTATGAGATAAGTTTTACAGATCCGTGGTTCTTAAGTAAACCTATCGCTTTTACATCAAGTATATCTAATACTGATAGTTCGCTATATTACGGTACGGTATCTGATGCTTATAAAGAAAGACGGAGAGGTGTGGCATTAACTTTCACTCCGAAGTTATCAGAATATATGTCGTTGAGCGCAGGGTACTCGTTTGAGCAAGTGGATTTTTATGAAATCTTGACTGAGTATATGGATAAAATATACTACTCACCGGATATTTCTAAAATCACAGTAGGCGTAGCATATGATAAACGTGATAATATCTTTGACACCAACAAAGGTTCGAGGAACTCTTTGTCGTTGCAGGTAGCAGGTGGGCCATTGGGTGCGGAAGCGCATTTTTGTAAACCTATAGTTTCAACCGCATGGTTTTTCCCTACCTTTTGGAAATTTGTATTTTCAGCCAGCGCAAAGGTTGGGTATGTATCACAGTATCTTGAACCTGATAAACAGTTGTTGAGCGAGTATTTTCATATCGGCGGGGGTGATACTGTGCGCGGTTATGATTATGGTGAAATTGGCCCCGCAGGGAGTAGTAAATATATGACCGTATGTAATTTTGAATACAAATTTCCGTTAGCGATGGATAATGGAAAGACGATGCTGCAAGGCGCTGTGTTTGCCGATATCGGCGGCGCGTGGGAACGGCCTGAAGATATTTCATTGAATATAGGCAATTCTGCAAATGAACTCAAAGCCGGGGTTGGTTTTGGGATTAGGATTACGACACCAGTGTTTCCGTTAAGGTTTGACTGGGGTTTACCGTTGAACAAACCGGGAGTTAACCAAATGCAGTTCTATTTCACTATTGGAAATATGTTCTAA
- a CDS encoding epoxyqueuosine reductase QueH, translating to MTKKMQIDKINGNGAPVLLHICCGICASSVISQLKEENYRVTGFFCNPNIHPREEYDKRLEVVQYVSKTLEIDLIVAGYDNIKWLELTDIYKNEPEGGKRCGVCFKIRLEETYKKATEMNIPFFATTLTVSPHKNAGIVNKTGLEIDSKSFLVRDFKKKDGYKKSVDFSKLHNLYHQHYCGCVYSLPVS from the coding sequence ATGACGAAAAAAATGCAGATAGATAAAATCAATGGTAACGGAGCGCCGGTATTGCTTCATATCTGCTGCGGTATCTGCGCAAGTTCTGTAATCTCACAGCTGAAAGAAGAAAATTATAGGGTAACAGGGTTTTTTTGTAATCCTAATATTCATCCGCGTGAAGAATACGATAAACGCCTGGAAGTTGTGCAGTATGTTTCAAAAACTCTTGAGATTGATCTTATAGTAGCCGGTTACGATAATATTAAATGGCTGGAATTAACTGATATTTATAAGAATGAACCTGAAGGCGGGAAAAGATGCGGGGTATGTTTCAAGATAAGGTTAGAGGAAACTTATAAGAAAGCAACAGAAATGAATATCCCGTTTTTTGCTACAACTCTGACTGTAAGCCCGCATAAGAATGCCGGGATTGTCAATAAAACAGGGTTAGAAATAGATAGTAAAAGTTTTCTGGTACGTGATTTCAAAAAAAAGGATGGGTACAAAAAAAGTGTTGATTTTTCAAAATTACATAACCTTTATCATCAACACTACTGCGGGTGTGTATACAGTTTACCGGTTAGTTAA
- a CDS encoding sugar phosphate isomerase/epimerase family protein, producing the protein MDYKKEIAKWKLGSLYSFSNPHTMKNYKDAGFDCIEMILPSKEPITNFFANIRTKAETILNSIHDNNLELISLHLTYGKPWDISTRDTAARKLVIDTYTEIIPWIAKYGPKRLIIHASPSNVEPEERQERFHNCQESLGILSKLAGEYKLKIALENMKDDTSLGNCSDDIKSIIAPYPQIGVCCDMNHSIIEMTEEFLDRVGPLVCTVHVSDYDRKDERHVLPGKGVNNWQEILQLLVKHKYPGPFIYEVIGEDNVPKIIAENWKALKNG; encoded by the coding sequence ATGGATTACAAAAAAGAAATTGCAAAATGGAAACTAGGGAGTTTGTACTCATTTTCAAATCCTCATACAATGAAGAATTATAAAGATGCCGGGTTTGACTGCATAGAAATGATCTTACCGTCAAAAGAGCCGATTACCAACTTTTTCGCGAATATCCGCACTAAGGCAGAAACTATTCTTAACTCTATACATGACAACAACCTGGAATTAATATCCTTGCATCTAACCTACGGCAAACCGTGGGATATTTCCACACGGGACACTGCAGCGCGTAAACTTGTGATTGATACATATACAGAAATAATACCGTGGATCGCGAAGTATGGCCCTAAACGGTTGATCATACATGCCAGCCCGAGTAATGTTGAACCTGAAGAACGGCAGGAACGGTTTCATAACTGCCAGGAATCTTTAGGGATACTCTCAAAACTCGCGGGGGAGTATAAACTTAAGATTGCGTTAGAAAATATGAAAGATGATACTAGTTTGGGGAACTGTAGTGATGATATCAAATCTATTATTGCACCGTATCCTCAAATCGGTGTGTGTTGCGATATGAACCATTCAATCATTGAAATGACAGAAGAATTTCTTGACCGTGTAGGGCCACTGGTTTGTACCGTACATGTATCAGACTATGACCGTAAAGATGAACGGCATGTTTTACCCGGGAAAGGGGTTAATAACTGGCAAGAAATATTGCAGTTACTTGTCAAACATAAATACCCGGGCCCGTTTATTTATGAAGTAATTGGTGAGGATAATGTCCCAAAAATTATTGCGGAAAACTGGAAAGCATTGAAGAACGGATAA
- a CDS encoding sulfatase-like hydrolase/transferase, whose translation MKTNKVFKVTTGIIALFTLKTSIPAAETIQSEAVKSKRPNIIVIMSDEHNQKISGCYGNQIVKTPNIDKLSNQGVTFTNCYTNSPLCVPSRNSFLAGQYVSRCSVWNNRCWLPTEDYPTVSKVLNDSGYETILCGKMHLDGTRRHSMTEIGGNMNKVFMTGKGVRSTIDITKPIPGISNRFTQIASSDTSSVLKHDRNVTSATIEFLKNRKPQEDKPLFMIVGYLAPHFPLIVPEKYWLNYKDKVPSPKLPKNYVEKLPLNYQHLRYNFNYEEVPEEYVKKAREYYYALTEWVDEEIGKVLDTIKETGYEDNTIIIYTTDHSENMGEHGLWWKNNMYDSATKIPLIIKYPDQWQKGQRRDNVCSLVDVTKTIVDLSGVTTENNWDGDSLVPLMSDPKSEWKDIAISEYYAHLIASGMTMIRQGKYKLIIHTPTAENGKTVYELFDLEKDPEEYTNLAGDKKYKDIITKMYDALVKEVGEKPELTELRCIQEFTKGYGRVKAKTAKPVKETKDSDD comes from the coding sequence ATGAAAACTAACAAAGTATTCAAAGTTACAACAGGGATTATTGCGTTATTCACATTAAAAACAAGTATTCCGGCAGCGGAAACAATCCAGTCTGAAGCGGTTAAATCCAAACGGCCGAATATTATTGTTATAATGTCGGATGAGCATAATCAAAAAATATCGGGCTGCTATGGTAACCAAATAGTGAAGACACCAAATATTGATAAGCTAAGCAATCAAGGTGTTACGTTCACGAACTGCTACACAAACTCGCCGTTATGCGTCCCGTCCCGTAACTCGTTTTTGGCGGGACAATATGTTTCCCGTTGTAGCGTGTGGAATAACCGCTGTTGGCTGCCAACAGAAGACTACCCAACGGTATCGAAAGTGTTGAACGATTCAGGGTATGAAACAATACTTTGCGGGAAAATGCATCTCGACGGTACCCGGCGTCATAGTATGACCGAAATCGGTGGGAATATGAATAAAGTGTTTATGACAGGTAAAGGCGTACGCAGTACTATTGATATCACAAAACCTATTCCCGGGATTAGTAATAGGTTCACACAGATTGCTTCCAGCGACACTTCTTCCGTCCTAAAACATGATCGCAATGTTACCTCTGCAACAATTGAGTTTCTGAAGAACCGCAAACCGCAGGAAGATAAGCCGTTATTCATGATAGTCGGCTACCTTGCCCCTCATTTTCCGTTGATAGTACCGGAAAAATACTGGCTTAATTACAAGGACAAGGTCCCATCTCCTAAACTCCCGAAGAATTACGTAGAAAAGTTGCCGTTGAACTACCAGCACCTGCGGTACAATTTTAATTATGAAGAAGTACCGGAAGAATACGTAAAAAAAGCAAGGGAATACTATTACGCGTTAACCGAATGGGTGGATGAAGAAATAGGTAAAGTGTTGGATACCATCAAAGAAACAGGGTATGAGGATAATACAATAATTATTTATACTACCGACCATAGCGAGAATATGGGTGAACACGGCTTATGGTGGAAAAATAATATGTATGATTCTGCAACCAAAATCCCGTTGATCATAAAATACCCTGATCAATGGCAGAAAGGGCAGCGCCGGGATAACGTGTGCTCGCTGGTCGATGTTACAAAAACAATAGTGGACCTTAGCGGGGTTACAACTGAGAACAACTGGGATGGTGATTCATTAGTGCCGTTAATGTCTGACCCCAAAAGTGAATGGAAAGACATCGCGATTTCGGAATACTACGCGCATCTCATTGCGTCCGGTATGACAATGATACGGCAGGGGAAGTATAAACTTATTATTCATACTCCTACGGCTGAGAACGGTAAAACGGTATATGAACTCTTTGACCTTGAGAAAGATCCTGAGGAATATACTAACCTCGCTGGGGATAAAAAGTATAAGGATATCATTACCAAAATGTATGACGCTTTAGTAAAAGAAGTTGGGGAGAAGCCAGAACTTACAGAACTACGGTGTATACAAGAATTTACTAAAGGTTATGGCCGGGTGAAGGCAAAAACAGCTAAACCGGTTAAAGAAACTAAGGATAGTGATGATTAA
- a CDS encoding sugar phosphate isomerase/epimerase family protein — translation MNDEPKNMDYKEVIKQWKLGSSYTARRKSAVREYAEAGINCIEFGLPRDIPPKNYFNDIIRDKEPQRIVETIVSENIELVSLHLPFGPVLDISSRKSETRKAVLELYSQIINWISGYGIKRLVVHPSPGDVEPAERDERTHNCRESLSILSRYANEYNIKVAVENLLSYISLGNSGAAVEELISPFPEIGVCCDMNHSLLETTEDFINRIGSRICTVHVSDYNGKAEGHMLPGKGVNNWQNILKLLVKYNYPGPFMYEVMGSAASPKMLYDNWQALLKG, via the coding sequence ATGAATGATGAACCTAAAAATATGGATTACAAAGAAGTTATTAAACAATGGAAACTAGGGAGTTCATATACTGCCCGCAGAAAATCAGCGGTTAGGGAATACGCGGAAGCCGGGATTAACTGTATAGAATTTGGCTTACCAAGAGATATACCGCCCAAAAATTATTTTAATGACATTATCCGCGATAAAGAACCGCAAAGAATTGTTGAAACAATAGTATCCGAAAATATTGAACTTGTATCGTTACACCTGCCGTTTGGCCCGGTGTTAGACATTTCTTCACGTAAAAGTGAAACTCGGAAAGCTGTACTTGAGCTGTATTCACAGATAATAAATTGGATTTCCGGGTACGGGATAAAAAGGCTGGTTGTCCATCCCAGCCCAGGGGATGTAGAGCCTGCGGAACGGGATGAACGCACGCATAACTGCCGTGAGTCTTTGAGTATACTCTCACGGTATGCGAATGAGTACAATATCAAGGTGGCAGTAGAAAACCTGTTATCGTATATAAGTTTAGGTAACAGCGGTGCTGCGGTGGAAGAGTTGATCTCCCCATTCCCGGAAATCGGTGTGTGTTGCGATATGAACCATTCATTATTGGAAACCACAGAAGATTTTATTAACCGTATAGGCTCCAGAATTTGTACGGTACACGTATCAGACTATAATGGTAAGGCAGAAGGGCATATGTTACCCGGTAAAGGCGTGAATAACTGGCAGAATATCCTGAAGTTACTGGTTAAGTACAACTACCCCGGCCCGTTTATGTACGAAGTAATGGGTAGCGCAGCAAGCCCAAAAATGTTGTACGACAACTGGCAGGCATTATTAAAAGGATAG